In the genome of Vidua macroura isolate BioBank_ID:100142 chromosome 19, ASM2450914v1, whole genome shotgun sequence, one region contains:
- the AANAT gene encoding serotonin N-acetyltransferase, producing the protein MSALSALPFLKPVHLRSPRSSPGGQRRHTLPASEFRCLSPEDAVSVFEIEREAFISVSGDCPLHLDEIRHFLNLCPELSLGWFEEGRLVAFIIGSLWDQERLSQAALTLHKPQGSAVHIHVLAVHRTVRQQGKGSILMWRYLQHLRCLPSARRALLMCEPFLVPFYQKCGFQALGPCGVTVGDLAFVEMQHPVRGHAFMRRNSGC; encoded by the exons atgtcGGCACTCAGCGCGTTGCCCTTCCTGAAGCCGGTCCACCTGCGGTCGCCCCGCAGCTCGCCCGGGGGCCAGCGCCGGCACACGCTGCCCGCCAGCGAGTTCCGCTGCCTCAGCCCCGAGGACGCCGTCAGCGTGTTCGAGATCGAGCGCGAAG CCTTTATATCGGTTTCTGGGGACTGTCCCCTGCACCTGGATGAGATCCGCCACTTTCTGAACCTGTGCCCGGAGCTGTCCCTCGGCTGGTTTGAAGAAGGGCGGCTCGTGGCATTCATCATTGGCTCCCTCTGGGACCAGGAGAGGCTCAGCCAG GCAGCACTGACCCTGCACAAGCCGCAGGGCTCGGCCGTGCACATCCACGTGCTGGCCGTGCACCGCACCGTCcgccagcagggcaagggctCCATCCTGATGTGGCGCTACCTGCAGCACCTGCGCTGCCTGCCCTCCGCCCGCCGCGCCCTGCTCATGTGCGAGCCTTTCCTCGTGCCCTTCTACCAGAAGTGCGGCTTCCAGGCGCTGGGGCCCTGCGGGGTCACCGTGGGGGACCTGGCCTTCGTGGAGATGCAGCACCCTGTGCGGGGACACGCCTTCATGCGCAGGAACAGCGGCTGCTGA